TTCAGAAAATGAACAAACGGAAAAGCCCCGCCCAGTGCAAGGACAATAAGGCCGATAATCTCCATGGCTTCAGAGAATGGTACAAATCCGCTGAGGAGGTGAATACCAAGAAGCTCCTGCACGGCCACAAGCACAATCATGATCAGGGTAAAGGCAAGAATCCCTTTACCGGCCAACAGGAAAAAACGGATCATTCCATTGGGTAAAAAAAGCAGACCTGCTCCCGTAACAATCACAAGAATCAGAACAGGCAGGAGCTGCACGAACAGAAACCCAGGCGCAAATCCCGCCATCAGTCCCGCGGTGAATGCACCAGGGGGAACGGCCATCAGTCCGGCAAGAATCCCCTTGGCGAGTAACGGATAATCCTGCTCTCGAATCAGACCGAGTGCAACGGGTACGGTAAATACAAACGTCGGCCCAAGCATCGTTGCGAGGATGATCCCTGAAAACTTCGCAGCCTCCTCTGTCGCAGCCATCTCCATGGCAATGGAGTAGCCGCCCATATCAACCGCAAGAAGCATACCGCTGATCATCGCAGGGTCTGCTCCGATCCAGCTGAACACAGGTGACGCAACAGGTGTCACCAAATCAGCGATCACAGGTGAGGCCATGATCATGCCGATCATCACCAGTGCGAGCGGGCCCATCGCCTGAAATCCCTCATCAAACGCATCACCGTATCCTCGGTTTAATTTGAAGATCTTATCCAGTACACCGATCACCAGAAAGATAATCAAAATCCCAACAATGATTTGATTCACAATCATGACGAAATCTCCTCTGTTCTCACAGGAATGACCTGACCGAATGACACATGAGTCAATGCAACATTCATCGTACAGGCAAAAAGCTTCACACCTGCATCAGCTGCTTTTCGAAGCGCATTGCAAAAAGCCGGGTCAACTTCATCTGCAAGCCTTACTTCTTTGGCGTCAGGACGCTGCACGACGAATAAAATCGCGGTAGCAACGCTCCCTTCATTATGAAGAGCTTCAAGTTCCTCGACATGCCGCCTCCCCCGTTCCGTAACCGCTCCAGGGAAAAATGCACACTCATTGTCAACCCAGGTAATCCCCTTCACTTCAAGAATCAGCTGCCGGCCGTTACGCTCGAGGACATGATCAAACCGGCTTTTGCCCCATTTCACTTCTCTCGCAGTATGATGCCACGAACGCAGACCGTCAATGAACTGATTCTGAATCGCGCATTCAGCCAGCTGATTGGGCAATGTCGAATAAATGGAAACCAAGCCATTCCCGAACTGGTTTTCTATCAGACGCGCCGTATAGCGGGTTTTTCGCTTTGGTGAATCCGTTTCAGACAGGCAGACCGTCTTCCCGGGAAGAAGAAGCTCGGTCAGCCGCGCAGAATCTGCAAGATGCACATCCACCCGTTCGCCGTTCCGTTCAAGATCCACTTCCATCAAAAAGCGGTTTTTTCTTCTGACAAAGCGGCTTTTGATCAGTGGGGAGTCGAATGTCAAAACGCCTTTTTCAGGATGTTCAGTCACGATTGTGTCGCCTGCTTTCGCATGTAATCAAGCACGTTCGGATCAATCAGTGCATCCTCGCTCCAGCGCTCTTCAAAATTTTCTCTCATATAATACGTCTTCAACGCGTCTTTCATTGCCTCATCATAGACTCCGGATGCAGGCGTCTTGATTCCTGCATCACGCAGAAGACTGGCCAGTTCATCTACAATCTCCCCTTCAAGTTTGAGCATCTTACTCTGATTCGGCCGGGAGAAATAGAGCTGATGCAAGTCATACAGTCGTCTCAGCTCTTCGATCGGTTCCGGATGGTCATCAACCCGCAGATCATATACACGGTCATTATACCCGCCGTATCCGCCTTTATCTTTTACAACAAAGAGTGCCGCTGATTGTTTCCCCCGTGAATCGCCGCCTGCTTGCTGACCGTCTTCCAATGCTTTGATGAGACGTTCAGCAAGCGGTCCGTCTGTCGTTTCAAATGCGCGTACCAATGACGCAATGGTCTTTTCACTGACCAGAATATTGCCCTGTGCCGTACAGAATGATCCCGTCTGATGGCCGGCCCAGTCGTAACAGTCCTTGCCCGTATAGGCAGCCGTTCGCCCCTTTTTATCCATCACAGCAAACTGTCTGAGATGTTTATCAGGGTCGTCCGCGATCAGGGCTTCTACAACTTCTTCAGGAGTGGCCCCTTCTTCAAGCAGTGCAAGGCCGTCAGGACCAAAAGCTGTATTCGCGAAGGACTGCGTTGCAATAGCGCCGGTTTCCGCTTTCGCCCAAGGCACTACAGCACCCACTCCGAGGAACTTTGATTGTACAGCAATGCCCCATTCCCTTGTTTCAGGATCAAAACCAATGATGGAGAACGTTGCGACTTTCGGTTGCTTCTTTTTCACAAGGACCACACCCTTTCTGATTTTCGGATCATTTCGAATTTATCATAATTCTTTGAAAATGTCTCCGTCAACTTCTCTGATTGCAGCTAGCCACTCATCAGGCTATAATAAAAAGCACAAGATGAAACGAAATGAGGGAGATCCATGTCTTTTCTGAACAACCTGTCCAAAAACAAACGAAACGAATACATGATCGTCGGTGCGATTCTGTCGCTTTCCGTCATCATCGGTATCATTGTCGGAAACACAGAAGCATTTGTGGCTCCGCGTAACTTTACGGCAGGCTACATGGCCGGCTCCTTAACAAGCGCCTTGGTGCTGTTTGCCGTCTATCACACCATTCTGTTCTTCAAGAACAAAAAGCAGACGACTGCCTGATGATGAGATGGCAGTGCAAAAAAAGACTGTTGAGTGGGAAGCTCAACAGTCTTTTTTCTATTTATCGGAATAACCGGATATTGTGTATGGGCCAAAAAGCCATATTCGCCTGACCGACAATTTCATCCATCGGAACAAACCCGATATGTCGACTGTCCACGCTGTTTTGACGATTGTCACCGAGGACAAACACATGCCCCTCCGGCACTTCTGAAGCAAACAGCAATTCGTCGAGAATGAAATCGGTCGTAAACGGCCGTTCATCACTGGCTTCGAGATAATCGGTGAGGAACGGTTCCTCATACGTTTCACCATTAATGTATAACTGATCATCATTGTACTCAATATGATCACCAGGGAGGCCGATCACTCTTTTTATATAATCAGTTGTTTCATCAACGTGAAAGATGATGAGATCAAAGCGGTTCGGTTCAGCAATTTCATAGCCGATTTTGTTGACAATGATCCGCTCGCCATCCTCGATCGTCGGCATCATCGACTGTCCGTACACAATGTAGTTGGTAAACATAAAGCCTCTGACAAGGACAAACAGAACAAATGCAACGGTCATCACTTTCGTAAAGAGAAGTAAATTACTTTTCCACGATGTTCTTCTGCCAGGTTCGGTATCCATTTTTCAGATCCTCCAATGCGGTTTTTGAAGCTCCTTATGTTAATAATAACCCGAATCTGTATTTTTAAAACCATTATAATCTGAAATGAATTATTATTATCCACAAAACAGACACAATTTCAAGTCTGATTTGGTCATTTCCTTTTTCTCCTGTGATCGGCTACAATGGAAAGACCAACCGTTCAAACGGCATGTCACTGCGAGTCAGGAGGTCCTCTTGTGCGCCTGTTTACCGGCACGATGTTCACACTTCTCTTATCAAGCCTGTTTGCTTTTTTGTTCATGCAGGTGTCCAAAGAATTCACACATATCGAGCACGTTGCATCATCTCTTGAAGAACGAATTAGTCTTGATGATGTAAGACTTCATAATAACAGCTATATGCTCGACGCCAATGGGGACGTCATTTCTGACGTTTACGCGGCTGAAAACCGGATCCTCATTGCCTTCGAGGCGATCCCTGAGACCCTGATCAATTTGCTCCTGGCAACCGAAGACCGAAACTACTTTGATCATCCGGGCTTTGACGTGACAGGCATATCCCGTGCACTCTTCGTCAATCTGCAGAGTGATGGGATCGAACAGGGCGGGAGCACCATCACTCAGCAGGTCGCACGCAACCTCTACCTGACTCACGATCAGACATATGACCGTAAAATCACCGAACTGCTTTATGCATACCAGATGGAACAGGAATTCGACAAAGAAGACATTCTCACGCTTTATTTCAATACGATTTATTTCGCAAACGGCGTCTATGGCATTGAGGCTGCGAGCCGGTATTACTTTGACAAAACCGCTGAAGAGTTATCCATTGCGGAAGGGGCCTTTCTGCTCGCCATCCCCAACAATCCGTCGTATTATAACCCGCTTCAGTATAAGGAACGTACCGAAACCAGGCAAAAGCGTTTTATCAGCAACCTGCACACCGAGGGACATATTGACGAAGCAACCGCCAACGCTGCGATGGAGGAATCTGTAACACTGGTCCCTTCACAAAAGACCGATGAGTTCCCGGATTATGTAACCTATGTATATGATGAATTGAAAGAGCTCATTGCTTATGCAGAAGGATTTAATCGGAGAATCCGCAGCGCAGGGCAAGAGGAACGTGCCCGTATACAGGAACAGCTAAACAGCAGGGTGGATGACCTCTTACGTGAAGGTGCAGTCATCGAGACCGCTTTGGATCCGGAGCTGCAACGGTCTGTCGTAACGTCAATGAACAACCGACTGAGAGGCAGGGGTTATCAGGGTGCATTTGCGCTGATCAATCACCATACGAAAGAGTTAAAGGCCATCACAGGCGGTTATAACTACAGTAAGTTTGACTTCCATCGCGGCCATCGTGCGTACAGACAGCCCGGCTCCGCTTTTAAACCCCTGCTCGTATACGGTCCCCTTCTTGAAGAAACAAGGCTCACCCCTTCTTCGGTCATCGATGCGGGTCCGATAGAACGAAACGGTTACTCACCCATCAACTTTGCTGGTGCAGTATACGGCAACGACTCAGTGAGAAATGCCTTTATGAAGTCTTACAATACCGCTGCTGTCCGTATGCTTGACATGATCGGTGTCGAAACCGGCTTTGAGTACGTCGAACAGCTCGGTTTCTCCGAGCTTGTTCCGGAAGATTGCCGTCTCCCTTCCGCCTTGGGTGGATTGACGAGAGGTACCAATGTTCTCGAGATGACAAGAGCCTTTTCCGTTTTTCAGACAGATGGCGCCTATACCCCTGCGAGGGCGATCCGTTCGGTCACGTCCGTTGACGGTGAGCTGCTTTATGAGTGGGATGACAACGCCAGGCAGGTCTTCAGCCCGGATACGGCAAGACAAATGCGGTCACTGATGGAAAGCGTTGTGACTGACGGCACGGCAAACCGGCTGCAATACAATCTTGGTAACTACGTCGGAGGCAAGACCGGCACAAGTAATGATTTTCATGACCTGTGGTTTGTCGGATCAACCGATACGTATACAGCCGGTGTCTGGGCCGGCTATGATTCACCCGCTTCCCTGGAAGCCACCCCATCTGTGCATCTCGATCTGTGGGGCTATGTGATGCGAAACCTCCCCTGATCGCAGAAAAGAAAAAGATGTCCGGTTCATTGAAGAACCTGGACATCTTTTTTAGGGACTGCCTAAGGCAGTGCTTGATTTAAGTTTATTTGAATCAGCGACTGACTGCACCATAACATAATACGTCTGATCTGTTACGCCTGACACCGACATTCCGCACAATTCATCATCTCACTAAATCGGCAAACTCGCAATAATGCTGTTATACAGCTTCAAAATCGCATACGTCACGCCGAGGACAAACACGCCCCAGAACAGCAGATGAAACATCACGAGCCCGATGGAAGCCCCGAAGCTTAACTTCTCACTGATTTTGTAGATGAAATAGACAAAATAGATGACACACGCTGTCAAAAAAATGCCGAGCAGGACGGGCAGCTGGACTTGTCCAAGCAGTGACACAATCGATGTCAGAAGAAAGATCCAGGCCCCGCCCCGGACCCTGTTCAGATCCGCACCGTCTTCATCTTTTGAGAAAAACAACAGGGAGAGCTCGTTGATTGTGTCGGCGATCAGCTTCAATGCTGCAAACAGCATGAAAAAAAACAGCCACAGAACTGCGAGCATCGTCAGTTGAATGCCACTTTCCGAGAAGAACTCAATCATCCCGCTGTATAGTCCGAGTTCATCCATATAACGGATCACAAAACGGCTGGCATACATGGCAAAGGATAGGCTGTATAATAAAATAGAGATCAATGGGAAGTGACTGGTTAAATATGCATTCTTCATCCTGTTCAGTCCTGTCTTTTGTCGTCTACGTTGATGCTACACGAACACACGTTGAACTGCAATCCTCAATTCAGCTCAACCTGCAAACAAAAACAGTCCATCAGAGATGATGGACTGCTTCATACGCAAAAATCTCGTTACTCTGTGTCGGACTGGAGTCAAGATTATCGCGTCGTTTTTTATGGGCTGACTTGAAAGCATCACTGTTTACCCAGGCCTCGTAATCCGCTTTGGATGCCCACTTGGTCAAGACAACCGGGTATTTCTCATCTTCCTCCGGGTTCAAAAACATAAAATCGAGACACCCTGGTATTTCTTTCATTTTTTCCGCACTGTTACTGAATCGGTTCGCAACGTTCTCCCGGCCTTCCGGGGGCACATACAGCTGATTCATGACAACGTACACAGCGATTCCTCCTGACATGATAATCTTTAGTCATCCTTATCATACCAAAATCCTCCGACACCGCCAAAGAAACACACCGGACATTTCTTTTGTTTTATACAGATTCGTGATATATTTAGTTTAGCACTGTGACAAGGGGGTCATCGTATGGAACTGATACTGATCATTGGGGTTTGCGTGGCATTTCTTGTGGCGATTTTGACTGCAGGTTATAATGACAAGCCGCACAAAAACTGATACCTGCATCTGGTTTGATCAGGTTCAAAAAAGACCGCGGGCTGAATCAATCAGTCCACGGTCTTTTTTATTTGTATGGGGGCGAAGGCCTGCTGACGCAAGGCTTCATAGACCACA
This genomic window from [Bacillus] selenitireducens MLS10 contains:
- a CDS encoding DUF1028 domain-containing protein; amino-acid sequence: MKKKQPKVATFSIIGFDPETREWGIAVQSKFLGVGAVVPWAKAETGAIATQSFANTAFGPDGLALLEEGATPEEVVEALIADDPDKHLRQFAVMDKKGRTAAYTGKDCYDWAGHQTGSFCTAQGNILVSEKTIASLVRAFETTDGPLAERLIKALEDGQQAGGDSRGKQSAALFVVKDKGGYGGYNDRVYDLRVDDHPEPIEELRRLYDLHQLYFSRPNQSKMLKLEGEIVDELASLLRDAGIKTPASGVYDEAMKDALKTYYMRENFEERWSEDALIDPNVLDYMRKQATQS
- a CDS encoding transglycosylase domain-containing protein, with amino-acid sequence MRLFTGTMFTLLLSSLFAFLFMQVSKEFTHIEHVASSLEERISLDDVRLHNNSYMLDANGDVISDVYAAENRILIAFEAIPETLINLLLATEDRNYFDHPGFDVTGISRALFVNLQSDGIEQGGSTITQQVARNLYLTHDQTYDRKITELLYAYQMEQEFDKEDILTLYFNTIYFANGVYGIEAASRYYFDKTAEELSIAEGAFLLAIPNNPSYYNPLQYKERTETRQKRFISNLHTEGHIDEATANAAMEESVTLVPSQKTDEFPDYVTYVYDELKELIAYAEGFNRRIRSAGQEERARIQEQLNSRVDDLLREGAVIETALDPELQRSVVTSMNNRLRGRGYQGAFALINHHTKELKAITGGYNYSKFDFHRGHRAYRQPGSAFKPLLVYGPLLEETRLTPSSVIDAGPIERNGYSPINFAGAVYGNDSVRNAFMKSYNTAAVRMLDMIGVETGFEYVEQLGFSELVPEDCRLPSALGGLTRGTNVLEMTRAFSVFQTDGAYTPARAIRSVTSVDGELLYEWDDNARQVFSPDTARQMRSLMESVVTDGTANRLQYNLGNYVGGKTGTSNDFHDLWFVGSTDTYTAGVWAGYDSPASLEATPSVHLDLWGYVMRNLP
- the sfsA gene encoding DNA/RNA nuclease SfsA; amino-acid sequence: MTEHPEKGVLTFDSPLIKSRFVRRKNRFLMEVDLERNGERVDVHLADSARLTELLLPGKTVCLSETDSPKRKTRYTARLIENQFGNGLVSIYSTLPNQLAECAIQNQFIDGLRSWHHTAREVKWGKSRFDHVLERNGRQLILEVKGITWVDNECAFFPGAVTERGRRHVEELEALHNEGSVATAILFVVQRPDAKEVRLADEVDPAFCNALRKAADAGVKLFACTMNVALTHVSFGQVIPVRTEEISS
- a CDS encoding antibiotic biosynthesis monooxygenase family protein, producing MYVVMNQLYVPPEGRENVANRFSNSAEKMKEIPGCLDFMFLNPEEDEKYPVVLTKWASKADYEAWVNSDAFKSAHKKRRDNLDSSPTQSNEIFAYEAVHHL
- the lepB gene encoding signal peptidase I; this translates as MDTEPGRRTSWKSNLLLFTKVMTVAFVLFVLVRGFMFTNYIVYGQSMMPTIEDGERIIVNKIGYEIAEPNRFDLIIFHVDETTDYIKRVIGLPGDHIEYNDDQLYINGETYEEPFLTDYLEASDERPFTTDFILDELLFASEVPEGHVFVLGDNRQNSVDSRHIGFVPMDEIVGQANMAFWPIHNIRLFR
- the eutH gene encoding ethanolamine utilization protein EutH, which codes for MIVNQIIVGILIIFLVIGVLDKIFKLNRGYGDAFDEGFQAMGPLALVMIGMIMASPVIADLVTPVASPVFSWIGADPAMISGMLLAVDMGGYSIAMEMAATEEAAKFSGIILATMLGPTFVFTVPVALGLIREQDYPLLAKGILAGLMAVPPGAFTAGLMAGFAPGFLFVQLLPVLILVIVTGAGLLFLPNGMIRFFLLAGKGILAFTLIMIVLVAVQELLGIHLLSGFVPFSEAMEIIGLIVLALGGAFPFVHFLKKHVIPAVTSRTSIEDDVAVTGFVSSLAHSIPMFRNLHLMSEKGKLMNIAFSVSGAFVLGGHLGFTAALEPDMVSAMMTGKLFSGILAVTGVYFYVLKKS
- a CDS encoding YufK family protein encodes the protein MKNAYLTSHFPLISILLYSLSFAMYASRFVIRYMDELGLYSGMIEFFSESGIQLTMLAVLWLFFFMLFAALKLIADTINELSLLFFSKDEDGADLNRVRGGAWIFLLTSIVSLLGQVQLPVLLGIFLTACVIYFVYFIYKISEKLSFGASIGLVMFHLLFWGVFVLGVTYAILKLYNSIIASLPI